The proteins below are encoded in one region of Rhodoluna lacicola:
- a CDS encoding purine-cytosine permease family protein — translation MDSSNYTPPARRSMTDEEITTALGNAQADEAGITAAMELLETQAQLRDIEKMEFSAWVIEMERNGSKEALLAVENAKRAQQGLEPLNELPGTAPVQPIEDVVAHLNNLYAKAPQTEPELSPTAEAPVEIELPPAVEAQFEPELPPIQPPPERQPEAIFTANQTESFDEFDRLLAADTVVGAEDELTALEEELAAEVSGAPVSAIEGIEVVEDDPGVVFDAEPAIEPVKLESVPKISRRSRASSQFWAWLGLGGSVLPLGLAWFVSKTEVSFSQSVVAIFLGALASALVISVGALAGKRSGLPTLLLSRAPFGVFANAVPASILTLVRLFWSAAILASVFAFGNDFFAIESRANFAATPNITLLSLAFVAIASAVTLAIFGGRVLFRAQQAVGVLGVLVVVVFIAFTAYSFSIQGLLAEPSSSWIDAFGIAVLTFSVFGLAWTSAGADFARKLATTARGASVVGWGVLALVLIPTVVASYGLALFSSTSSTSAKNPQNLIAELGSFVAPWLGYLMAASAMVSIVVVLAMSLYSSNLSLHSIGLKLTPAVAQPIIGVLAVGSAFIGYLYIEDLWSFIADYALMAAVPVAAWSGIFISDVLIRRIAYHEISLSRSYGFYKSINWVNLVGWLFATVIGFGFTYIDQPGFGWTGFIADQLINQSFWSITLFGIVMGFAFASLLPVLFGIPRIKRQEAEVLAIEARRDDLKDIFGLVD, via the coding sequence CTTCGCGACATTGAGAAAATGGAATTCTCAGCTTGGGTCATCGAGATGGAACGAAACGGATCAAAAGAGGCACTTCTTGCTGTTGAGAACGCCAAGCGAGCGCAGCAGGGCCTTGAGCCGCTGAACGAGTTACCAGGAACTGCCCCGGTTCAGCCAATCGAGGATGTGGTGGCCCATCTAAATAATCTCTACGCTAAAGCGCCGCAAACTGAACCGGAACTTTCACCGACCGCGGAAGCTCCAGTAGAAATCGAACTCCCGCCAGCCGTGGAAGCGCAATTTGAACCGGAACTGCCGCCTATTCAGCCACCGCCAGAGCGTCAGCCTGAAGCGATTTTTACAGCTAATCAAACTGAATCTTTCGATGAGTTCGATCGCCTTTTGGCTGCCGACACGGTTGTGGGTGCTGAAGACGAACTGACGGCCCTTGAAGAAGAGTTGGCTGCCGAGGTTTCGGGTGCCCCGGTTTCGGCAATCGAGGGAATAGAAGTCGTCGAGGATGATCCAGGGGTAGTCTTTGATGCCGAGCCGGCGATCGAACCGGTGAAACTTGAATCCGTTCCCAAAATAAGCCGCAGGAGCAGGGCATCGTCCCAATTCTGGGCCTGGCTGGGATTGGGCGGTTCAGTCCTTCCGCTTGGATTGGCCTGGTTCGTTTCCAAGACTGAGGTTTCCTTCAGTCAGTCGGTGGTTGCAATCTTCTTAGGGGCGCTGGCTTCAGCCCTCGTAATTTCTGTCGGTGCCCTTGCTGGTAAGCGCAGCGGTTTGCCTACGCTTTTGCTGTCTCGTGCACCGTTCGGAGTTTTCGCAAACGCGGTACCAGCTTCAATTCTTACGCTCGTTAGATTGTTTTGGTCGGCAGCAATTCTGGCCTCTGTTTTTGCATTTGGAAATGATTTCTTTGCTATTGAATCAAGGGCCAATTTTGCTGCAACGCCAAACATTACGTTGCTGTCATTAGCCTTCGTTGCTATCGCGTCTGCCGTCACGTTAGCAATCTTTGGTGGTCGAGTCTTGTTCCGTGCACAACAAGCGGTCGGTGTGCTTGGGGTGCTTGTTGTCGTCGTGTTCATTGCATTCACCGCCTATTCATTCTCAATCCAAGGGCTTTTGGCAGAACCATCCTCAAGTTGGATTGATGCTTTTGGAATCGCAGTGCTTACTTTTAGTGTGTTTGGTTTAGCTTGGACTTCTGCAGGGGCAGACTTCGCTAGAAAATTGGCCACTACGGCAAGAGGCGCATCGGTAGTTGGTTGGGGAGTTTTGGCTCTTGTGCTGATACCTACCGTGGTTGCTTCATACGGGCTTGCGTTGTTTAGTTCGACTTCAAGCACATCGGCAAAAAATCCACAGAATCTAATTGCTGAACTTGGCAGCTTTGTTGCTCCTTGGTTGGGTTATCTGATGGCTGCATCTGCGATGGTTTCAATAGTTGTTGTTCTGGCTATGTCTCTCTACTCTTCAAACTTGAGCCTTCACTCAATCGGCCTGAAGCTGACTCCAGCTGTGGCTCAGCCGATCATCGGCGTATTGGCTGTTGGCTCTGCATTTATTGGATACCTCTACATAGAAGACCTATGGTCTTTTATCGCCGATTACGCTTTGATGGCTGCGGTTCCCGTTGCGGCTTGGTCGGGGATATTTATTTCAGATGTCCTGATCAGAAGAATTGCGTACCACGAAATTTCTCTGAGTCGTAGCTACGGTTTTTATAAGTCGATCAACTGGGTGAATTTGGTTGGTTGGCTTTTCGCTACTGTGATTGGATTCGGTTTCACATACATTGACCAGCCAGGTTTCGGTTGGACGGGCTTCATTGCTGATCAGCTTATAAATCAAAGTTTCTGGTCAATCACCTTGTTCGGTATCGTAATGGGTTTTGCTTTTGCTTCTTTGCTCCCTGTGCTTTTCGGCATTCCCCGCATAAAAAGGCAGGAAGCTGAAGTGCTTGCAATCGAGGCCCGCCGCGATGATCTTAAAGACATTTTTGGTCTGGTCGATTAA
- a CDS encoding Nif3-like dinuclear metal center hexameric protein — MAVELKQLVESFDRLWPATGAEDWDNPGLVCGDIKQRVSRVLLSVDVTTDIISEAIDGGFDLLLAHHPYLLRGITSVREDTAKGMNLASAIRADLSIFAAHTNADIVESGVSHVFANALGLQNVEPLVPSSDRLIGHGRIGVLSEPIALGEFARHIAKVLPSTATGVRVAGDFNQLVQRVALCGGAGDSFIPAAMEAAVDVYVTSDLRHHPVQDAREHSALSGGTPAIIDVSHWASEWLWLDIAAEQLGVLFPNVQFVVSQLRTDPWDFVVTQ, encoded by the coding sequence ATGGCAGTTGAACTAAAGCAGTTAGTGGAGTCTTTTGACCGGCTGTGGCCTGCAACAGGCGCAGAAGATTGGGATAACCCCGGGCTTGTCTGCGGCGATATAAAGCAGAGAGTGTCGCGGGTGCTGCTATCTGTAGACGTGACCACAGACATTATTTCTGAAGCAATCGATGGCGGATTTGATTTGCTGCTAGCTCACCACCCATACCTTCTGCGCGGCATCACATCAGTGCGCGAAGATACCGCAAAGGGAATGAATCTCGCGAGTGCAATCCGCGCTGATCTTTCGATTTTTGCCGCCCACACCAATGCCGACATTGTGGAGTCAGGGGTCTCTCACGTGTTTGCCAATGCTTTGGGTTTGCAAAACGTTGAACCTCTGGTGCCTTCTTCTGATCGTTTAATCGGGCACGGGCGAATTGGGGTGCTCAGCGAACCCATCGCGCTGGGTGAATTTGCTAGACACATCGCAAAAGTTTTGCCTTCCACGGCGACCGGCGTTCGAGTAGCGGGCGATTTCAATCAACTTGTTCAAAGAGTTGCCCTTTGCGGTGGCGCGGGCGATTCTTTCATTCCGGCGGCTATGGAGGCCGCGGTCGATGTTTATGTCACATCTGACCTTCGTCACCACCCTGTTCAAGATGCGCGAGAGCATTCAGCTTTAAGCGGTGGCACTCCAGCAATTATTGACGTTTCGCATTGGGCCAGCGAATGGCTTTGGTTAGATATTGCCGCCGAGCAACTAGGCGTTCTTTTTCCAAACGTTCAATTTGTCGTGAGTCAGCTGCGAACAGATCCATGGGACTTTGTGGTCACTCAATAA